A portion of the Gossypium arboreum isolate Shixiya-1 chromosome 8, ASM2569848v2, whole genome shotgun sequence genome contains these proteins:
- the LOC108467843 gene encoding uncharacterized protein LOC108467843 isoform X3, which yields MAMASFAISIFSLATVAPTCKNYRPFLSQTTYSFKAISIRASSTSLDYSTPSSVNEQKALKPTKTNYWEWKFKDNVIDVYYEEHEHERTGPQKNILMIPTISDVSTVEEWRGVAKDILERSGKLNLRATIVDWPGLGFSSRPKMDYDADVMENFVVDFINEISSSENDLLVFGGGHAATIVVRAAKKGLVKPKAIAAVAPTWAGPLPIVFGRDSSMQTRYGLLRGILRTPGAGWMMYNMLVSNEGAIQSQYKSHVYANPQNVTPAFVQSRYKLTTEKGSRYVPAAFLTGLLDPVNSRDEFLELFSGLEGKIPILVVSTEGSPKRSKAEMEALREARGVSKFVKVAGALLPHEEYPSMVAEELYKFLQENFEVNA from the exons ATGGCGATGGCCTCCTTTGCAATCTCCATATTTTCATTAGCAACTGTTGCTCCTACTTGCAAAAACTATAGACCATTTCTCTCTCAAACCACTTACTCTTTTAAAGCCATTTCCATTCGAGCTTCCTCTACTTCCCTGGATTACTCGACACCCTCTTCTGTCAATGAACAAAAAGCCCTCAAACCAACTAAG ACAAATTATTGGGAATGGAAGTTCAAGGATAACGTAATTGACGTGTACTATGAAGAGCATGAGCATGAAAGAACTGGTCCCCAGAAGAATATACTTATGATTCCAACAATATCAGATGTAAGCACTGTGGAAGAGTGGAGAGGTGTTGCTAAAGACATTTTGGAACGGTCTGGTAAACTCAATTTGCGAGCAACTATTGTTGATTGGCCTGGATTGGGGTTCTCTAGCAGGCCAAAGATGGATTATGATGCTGACGTGATGGAAAATTTCGTTGTCGACTTTATTAACGAGATAAGTTCCTCAG AGAATGATTTGTTGGTCTTTGGAGGTGGTCATGCTGCCACAATAGTGGTTCGGGCAGCAAAAAAGGGGTTGGTGAAGCCGAAAGCTATTGCTGCAGTCGCTCCAACATGGGCTGGTCCCTTGCCTATCGTGTTTGGTCGAGATTCCAGTATGCAAACTAG ATATGGGCTGTTGAGGGGCATCTTAAGAACCCCAGGAGCTGGTTGGATGATGTATAATATGCTTGTGAGCAATGAGGGGGCAATTCAATCCCAGTACAAGTCTCATGTGTATGCAAATCCTCAAAATGTGACTCCAGCATTTGTTCAAAGCAGATACAAGTTAACGACAGAGAAAGGATCCCGATACGTTCCCGCTGCTTTCTTGACTGGTCTCCTCGACCCTGTTAACTCCCGTGATGAGTTCCTTGAACTCTTTTCTGGTTTGGAGGGGAAAATCCCCATTCTGGTCGTGTCAACTGAGGGATCTCCGAAGAGATCAAAAGCAGAGATGGAAGCTCTCAGGGAAGCAAGAGGAGTCAGCAAGTTTGTTAAGGTTGCTGGTGCTCTTTTACCACATGAAGAGTACCCTTCCATGGTGGCCGAGGAGCTTTACAAGTTTTTGCAAGAGAATTTCGAAGTCAATGCTTAA
- the LOC108467843 gene encoding uncharacterized protein LOC108467843 isoform X1, translated as MAMASFAISIFSLATVAPTCKNYRPFLSQTTYSFKAISIRASSTSLDYSTPSSVNEQKALKPTKTNYWEWKFKDNVIDVYYEEHEHERTGPQKNILMIPTISDVSTVEEWRGVAKDILERSGKLNLRATIVDWPGLGFSSRPKMDYDADVMENFVVDFINEISSSVGGSFVIIFLVSMCGTLGLNMGTSTKMKSLSSIENDLLVFGGGHAATIVVRAAKKGLVKPKAIAAVAPTWAGPLPIVFGRDSSMQTRYGLLRGILRTPGAGWMMYNMLVSNEGAIQSQYKSHVYANPQNVTPAFVQSRYKLTTEKGSRYVPAAFLTGLLDPVNSRDEFLELFSGLEGKIPILVVSTEGSPKRSKAEMEALREARGVSKFVKVAGALLPHEEYPSMVAEELYKFLQENFEVNA; from the exons ATGGCGATGGCCTCCTTTGCAATCTCCATATTTTCATTAGCAACTGTTGCTCCTACTTGCAAAAACTATAGACCATTTCTCTCTCAAACCACTTACTCTTTTAAAGCCATTTCCATTCGAGCTTCCTCTACTTCCCTGGATTACTCGACACCCTCTTCTGTCAATGAACAAAAAGCCCTCAAACCAACTAAG ACAAATTATTGGGAATGGAAGTTCAAGGATAACGTAATTGACGTGTACTATGAAGAGCATGAGCATGAAAGAACTGGTCCCCAGAAGAATATACTTATGATTCCAACAATATCAGATGTAAGCACTGTGGAAGAGTGGAGAGGTGTTGCTAAAGACATTTTGGAACGGTCTGGTAAACTCAATTTGCGAGCAACTATTGTTGATTGGCCTGGATTGGGGTTCTCTAGCAGGCCAAAGATGGATTATGATGCTGACGTGATGGAAAATTTCGTTGTCGACTTTATTAACGAGATAAGTTCCTCAG TTGGAGGATCTTTTGTGATCATATTCCTCGTATCTATGTGTGGAACATTAGGATTGAACATGGGTACTTCCACAAAAATGAAGAGTTTGAGCAGCATAG AGAATGATTTGTTGGTCTTTGGAGGTGGTCATGCTGCCACAATAGTGGTTCGGGCAGCAAAAAAGGGGTTGGTGAAGCCGAAAGCTATTGCTGCAGTCGCTCCAACATGGGCTGGTCCCTTGCCTATCGTGTTTGGTCGAGATTCCAGTATGCAAACTAG ATATGGGCTGTTGAGGGGCATCTTAAGAACCCCAGGAGCTGGTTGGATGATGTATAATATGCTTGTGAGCAATGAGGGGGCAATTCAATCCCAGTACAAGTCTCATGTGTATGCAAATCCTCAAAATGTGACTCCAGCATTTGTTCAAAGCAGATACAAGTTAACGACAGAGAAAGGATCCCGATACGTTCCCGCTGCTTTCTTGACTGGTCTCCTCGACCCTGTTAACTCCCGTGATGAGTTCCTTGAACTCTTTTCTGGTTTGGAGGGGAAAATCCCCATTCTGGTCGTGTCAACTGAGGGATCTCCGAAGAGATCAAAAGCAGAGATGGAAGCTCTCAGGGAAGCAAGAGGAGTCAGCAAGTTTGTTAAGGTTGCTGGTGCTCTTTTACCACATGAAGAGTACCCTTCCATGGTGGCCGAGGAGCTTTACAAGTTTTTGCAAGAGAATTTCGAAGTCAATGCTTAA
- the LOC108467843 gene encoding uncharacterized protein LOC108467843 isoform X2 encodes MAMASFAISIFSLATVAPTCKNYRPFLSQTTYSFKAISIRASSTSLDYSTPSSVNEQKALKPTKTNYWEWKFKDNVIDVYYEEHEHERTGPQKNILMIPTISDVSTVEEWRGVAKDILERSGKLNLRATIVDWPGLGFSSRPKMDYDADVMENFVVDFINEISSSGLNMGTSTKMKSLSSIENDLLVFGGGHAATIVVRAAKKGLVKPKAIAAVAPTWAGPLPIVFGRDSSMQTRYGLLRGILRTPGAGWMMYNMLVSNEGAIQSQYKSHVYANPQNVTPAFVQSRYKLTTEKGSRYVPAAFLTGLLDPVNSRDEFLELFSGLEGKIPILVVSTEGSPKRSKAEMEALREARGVSKFVKVAGALLPHEEYPSMVAEELYKFLQENFEVNA; translated from the exons ATGGCGATGGCCTCCTTTGCAATCTCCATATTTTCATTAGCAACTGTTGCTCCTACTTGCAAAAACTATAGACCATTTCTCTCTCAAACCACTTACTCTTTTAAAGCCATTTCCATTCGAGCTTCCTCTACTTCCCTGGATTACTCGACACCCTCTTCTGTCAATGAACAAAAAGCCCTCAAACCAACTAAG ACAAATTATTGGGAATGGAAGTTCAAGGATAACGTAATTGACGTGTACTATGAAGAGCATGAGCATGAAAGAACTGGTCCCCAGAAGAATATACTTATGATTCCAACAATATCAGATGTAAGCACTGTGGAAGAGTGGAGAGGTGTTGCTAAAGACATTTTGGAACGGTCTGGTAAACTCAATTTGCGAGCAACTATTGTTGATTGGCCTGGATTGGGGTTCTCTAGCAGGCCAAAGATGGATTATGATGCTGACGTGATGGAAAATTTCGTTGTCGACTTTATTAACGAGATAAGTTCCTCAG GATTGAACATGGGTACTTCCACAAAAATGAAGAGTTTGAGCAGCATAG AGAATGATTTGTTGGTCTTTGGAGGTGGTCATGCTGCCACAATAGTGGTTCGGGCAGCAAAAAAGGGGTTGGTGAAGCCGAAAGCTATTGCTGCAGTCGCTCCAACATGGGCTGGTCCCTTGCCTATCGTGTTTGGTCGAGATTCCAGTATGCAAACTAG ATATGGGCTGTTGAGGGGCATCTTAAGAACCCCAGGAGCTGGTTGGATGATGTATAATATGCTTGTGAGCAATGAGGGGGCAATTCAATCCCAGTACAAGTCTCATGTGTATGCAAATCCTCAAAATGTGACTCCAGCATTTGTTCAAAGCAGATACAAGTTAACGACAGAGAAAGGATCCCGATACGTTCCCGCTGCTTTCTTGACTGGTCTCCTCGACCCTGTTAACTCCCGTGATGAGTTCCTTGAACTCTTTTCTGGTTTGGAGGGGAAAATCCCCATTCTGGTCGTGTCAACTGAGGGATCTCCGAAGAGATCAAAAGCAGAGATGGAAGCTCTCAGGGAAGCAAGAGGAGTCAGCAAGTTTGTTAAGGTTGCTGGTGCTCTTTTACCACATGAAGAGTACCCTTCCATGGTGGCCGAGGAGCTTTACAAGTTTTTGCAAGAGAATTTCGAAGTCAATGCTTAA